The segment CACAAAACACATGAAAATCTCAGAATAAGCATttgaatacgttttttttttttttttttttttacaactaaaATATGAGACAGAGATGAACGTCGTCTTGAGGTGGAGACAGACAAATCTTTAAAAATGCATTGGGTCTTGCTTTCCATCTCATTAGAAACCAGAAAGTGGAGGAACAGCAGTCAGATCACAGAGCAGAACAGAAGGATGAAGTTCAATACCGCTTTGAGTGTTGCTGGAGTCATACTTCTCAACATAACTGGTAAGATTTTACAAGAAGCCTACAACATGAGAAAATCAGatgtaaatttaataaaaatgcttCAACTGTTTATTAACTGGCATTCACTTAATTCCTAAGAATCGTTGTAAAGACAAAtgcataatgtatttattttaatggatGAAGTTTTTTGGTCACTTCATGAATACCatacttttatttatattatttatagatTTGATGATGAATATTCCTTTAAGGTGTGGAAAGTATCCAAACTTGTATGAagcaatgtaaaatatattaaaaaagtgcTAAAAGAAAGGCACACTTGTTATATATTCAGTAACTCTCAAATATTAAGTTGCTTtaatgcagctttaatttgtgCTTTGGGTCCCGTTCCATCCATCCTTTCTCCAAATCACTAAGCCTAGTAATTATTTATTGTATAGCAGAAACGCTTTCAGTGTGAAAGCACAATTTAAGGCTGCTGCTAATACACATACAAGTGATGGTGGTCTACACAAACTAGTATATCAGCTCTGTCTGCATGATTGTCTTCTTTGTCTTTGTCTGTCCACTCAGGTTCTCTCTGCCAGTTAAATGGTAAGTTGTCATAATGACCAGAAAACAGAATCACAGAATGTGAAACTAGGGTGAGTGGGAAGGGACATGATTGGTTCATTTTGTTGTGGCCAcaacatattaacttgtggaaatgTCAAATTATGAGATATGAGATGTGAAGTTGTAGCCTTGTGATGCTATGTTGAGGGAAGaacatccatttctcgtggctaCGACTTATGTTTtaggattttttatttatttattttttttcatggaAATGAGTTTAATGCGTAACAAACCTGCATGACCATAGTAACCTGGGATAATcagaaattaatttattcatatttattttatattaagaaatcattatatgaattattatagatattaatacattttttaaatgattatataAACCATAGGTGAAGCTGTCtatgcgcaatgtagacagcattcaaatgAAGTTTatcataaataaatgttacataaaatacatcaaaTAAATACATCTTTACCATCTTTATTGCTGTaatatttgtatgtatgtatgtgttatTATTGGTTATTTTAGATTCGTTTAAATGCAATTTTCCcccttcattttaatttatttacttaagGTTATGAATAGTTTTGTAAATGATAGCCTAATGTAAATGCTCCGCATGCGAATAAAACATTAACCCCTGGTTTCACAatcaaggcttaagcctagtcccagactaaaatgtaagtctgagctgtttcaactgaaagaaacttgcaataactgatcttaaaatataaaagtgcctttgttttgtcttaagatgcacaccagtaatgttttttttttctaaggcatgtttataaaagttacttaaatatcctaattaaactatggcctaatgctggtttagtctaagccctgtctgtgaaaacAGGCCTAATTGTGGTAAATGACTggaatttttactggaatgcagtttaaaggttgagtTGAACATATAtctaattttatttcagctagttaatGTGctgaaattattaattaattcacatagtttcatttgtaaaagAAAACGCTCATTTATCATCACACATAGGCAAAAAATCGATCATAAGGCTAGTATAGCAAATACTAGCATGAttatacaaaatgttaattaggaaatcatgtatttctttctttcttcagtttgtGGTCGAACCTCCCGAAAAGACAGGATTGTTGGAGGGAATAATGCGACGGTAGGGTCTTGGCCATGGCAGGTCAGCATTCATTGCGGCAAAGGCCATATCTGTGGCGGGACTCTCATCAATAAAGACTGGGTTTTATCTGCAGCACACTGCTTCAAGGAGTATGAATTTTAAGGCTTAAAGATACATTTGTAGATTGATAATAGTGGGATTACAGTAGACTTTCTCTATTTGCAGGATCAGGACACCTTGCATATTCAAGATGTACTTTGGCCTTTTGAATCAAACTAGCTCAAGCCACAGTGAAACCAGGACTGCGAGACGAATTCTCTCCCATCCTAACTATGACAGTGCTACTTATGACAACGACATTGCACTGATTGAGCTCTCCTCCTCTGTAACTTTTCTTTATAACACCAGTCCGGTCTGTCTGGCAGCTGCTAATAGTACTTTTGCTGCAGGAACTGAAAGCTGGGTCACTGGATGGGGCTTCCTTCAATTTAGCCAAAACCCTGATGGTGAGTGAACATTTGCTTGCTAGATATTCTGTAAACCTGAACATTTTACCAACAAATAGTTTTCAAAACCATAAAATCTGTCCTCTGATCTGTATCACAGACAAACTGCTTTCTGATAAACTGCAGGAGGTGATGTTACCAGTTGTGAGCAACAGTGACTGTGAGAATGCATATAAAAGCACCTCAAGCATCACAGACAATATGATTTGTGCTGGATGGTTAAATCAGGAAGGAAAAGATGCATGTCAGGTAAGACATCAGTCAttcactttaaaggggtcatcgggtgcccaTTTCCCACAAGTTCATGTTACCCTTTAGGGTCTTTAATGCATGGCAAACGgctcttccctgctgaaaaaaaaaacagcatatgctggttaggtatgttttggtgctgggatgctggttttagctggtttatgctggtcctttgctggttaatgctggtcccttgatggtttatgctggtccttagctggttaatgctggtcctttgctggtttatgctggtcatgttgctggtcaaggaccagcataaaccagcaaaggaccagcattaatcagcaacatgaccagcataaaccagcaaaggaccagcatataccagctaaaaccagcatcccagcaccaaaacatacctaaccagcatatgctgtttttttcagcagggttgaccgcattaattattatttcaaaggtccttacagcccaaaacagcaaaataaccaaaactcacaatgacactggccaaacaaataaatacaataaacaacAAGATAAAAATGACACATTATGTCCATGTTTTTATTTccaaaatattatgttttattttttacagaaagcacaaactctatttctctcgctctctctcactcacagacgcacacacatacagttagaaCTCGTGTTAGCATtcacgctaatgttgttagcactgctctgatgatgaacaaattaaaaacgacatgacagttctaacaagcgaggtaacaacagcATGATCTTGAAGAAAtcgaacttaaagtttaactgttagtagagacactgctgccagtcacctttgagagtcacacagacttgaga is part of the Garra rufa chromosome 1, GarRuf1.0, whole genome shotgun sequence genome and harbors:
- the LOC141328360 gene encoding chymotrypsin-like protease CTRL-1; its protein translation is MKFNTALSVAGVILLNITGSLCQLNVCGRTSRKDRIVGGNNATVGSWPWQVSIHCGKGHICGGTLINKDWVLSAAHCFKETPCIFKMYFGLLNQTSSSHSETRTARRILSHPNYDSATYDNDIALIELSSSVTFLYNTSPVCLAAANSTFAAGTESWVTGWGFLQFSQNPDDKLLSDKLQEVMLPVVSNSDCENAYKSTSSITDNMICAGWLNQEGKDACQCDSGGPMVINNGFLWIQSGIVSCGEGCGDPEYPGVYTRVSQYQKWIESSIGTNLPGFVVFNSASDSNFRSVPDLLLFPFSLTFSIIPLTFSNSVAP